In Anthonomus grandis grandis chromosome 5, icAntGran1.3, whole genome shotgun sequence, the following are encoded in one genomic region:
- the LOC126736172 gene encoding synaptobrevin homolog YKT6 gives MVKLFSICVLYKGPTTATWLKSAFDLQSFSYFQRGSVQEFMLFCAKTIVERTLPASRQSVKEGDYFCHVYVRADNLAGVVISDHEYPSRVSHTLLTKTLDEFAEKIPAANWPNLQERDVAFPQLNVYLAKYQNPREADVLTKIQAELDETVIIMHDNMTAVLNRGEKLDDLVSKSENLSIQSKAFYKTARKTNACCSFT, from the coding sequence GGACCCACTACAGCCACATGGTTAAAGTCAGCGTTTGACTTGCAAAGCTTCAGCTACTTCCAAAGAGGTTCTGTACAAGAATTTATGTTGTTCTGTGCTAAAACCATCGTCGAGAGGACTTTGCCTGCTTCAAGACAGTCTGTGAAAGAGGGAGACTACTTTTGCCATGTCTATGTTAGGGCAGATAACCTGGCCGGTGTCGTCATTTCAGACCATGAATACCCTTCTCGAGTGTCACACACTTTGCTCACCAAAACACTGGATGAATTTGCAGAAAAAATCCCAGCAGCAAACTGGCCTAATTTACAAGAACGCGACGTCGCTTTTCCACAACTGAATGTATATTTAGCTAAATACCAGAACCCCAGGGAGGCAGATGTACTAACAAAAATCCAGGCAGAGTTAGATGAAACAGTAATTATTATGCATGATAATATGACAGCTGTCCTGAATAGAGGGGAGAAACTAGATGACTTAGTTTCAAAATCTGAAAACTTAAGTATACAGTCTAAAGCTTTTTATAAGACAGCAAGAAAAACCAATGCTTGCTGTAGTTttacttaa